The region AATAAAATCGCTATATCGAAGGGTTCTAGATTCTTGAGATTGATTTGGCCTGTCTAAGAAAGCAGTCCCGACAAAGATCACTAATACAACGATTAGGAAGTAGAGAGCTATGTTTCGCCAGCGTTTGTTCAAGGTTCGTTACTCGTGATGAAGCAATGTTAATAGGATTAGGTGCTTTCTGTTAGCCACCTCGTAGTACTTCAACCACACTACGAAATGCAAACCACTCTGGTATCTCTTCATTATTGCGAAGCATTTTCCTGAATTGAGTGCCACTAAGCTTTTTGATATGCAAACCACAACTCTGAGCATGGTCAGCAGTTACGTACCCTTCCTCCTCGGTATAAACAAGGTTTAAAGAAGGAACAGTTTGCATTTCTAATTCTGATGCGCATGCTTTCGCAAATTCTTGAGCATCATAAGGACCATAAAAATCCTCACCAGTTAATTGTGACTTACACCCTGCCATGTCACGACCAATTATGAAATGCGAACACCCATAGTTTCTACGAATAATCATGTGTTGAAGAGCTTCGCGTGGACCAGCCATGTGCATGGAATATGGTAGATATGCCCATCTGATCATTGGATTTTTCACTTCAGCTGCTAAACGTTCGTAAGTTGCAAAACGAATTGAGCCTGGGATATCGTCTTGTTGAGTGGGACCGCATGTTGGATGAACTAGTACCACGGCTCCTTTACTTACATTTTCTGCATGAAGAGCCTGAGTAAATAGTTCATAATGTGCACGATGAATAGGGTTCCTGCATTGAAAGGCAACTACATCTTGATTGTGTGGGAGTTCTTTTCTTACCTCTGAAGGAGTTTTACAAGGAAATATTCTTTTAGGAAGTTCTAACCCTTCTAATTTTCCTGCTAAATAGAATTTTTTTCTTTCGATTGCGATCATCTTGACTGCAGGATGCTCTAATGAGGTTGTCCCATAGCAGCCTTTAGCTTCAAGTACCTTATCTGGTAACCACTTGTCCTCAATGGTCAAAACTGCTAAAGATTGGTTCTTATAACAAAGAAGAACTTTATCCCCTATTTTCAAGTCTTCACGATCGGTATCTAGAACAATAGGTAGACCAAATAATTTCCCATCTGCTGTTCTATTGCTATTAACTACAGAGTCATAATCTTTTTGATTCATGAATCCTTGAAGAGGGGAGAACCCTCCAATCAAAAGTAGTTCAATATCACAAGCATTACGGTCAGAGCAATCTATCTTTTTAGAAGCACTTTGCTTTATTGCTTCTTGTGAATTAGATGGGACCATTAAGTTCTGGAGAGTTCCTCCATATGGCTCTATTACTTCAGTTCTGGAATTGGTCAATGATTGATTAGAGGTCATTAGGAATATATAGATGGATTCCGAGAGATTCTCCCAGATAAGGAGTCTAAAAACTAGAGTATGAGATTGAAAAACAAAAAAAAGGGGCCTTAAGACCCCTTTTTTTTGTATGGTCTCTTTTAAAAGATCAAATACCTAAATACCTGTTTCAGGCTTTGCGACCATATAGTTCGCCAATGATTTTGACGTCAACTGGCTCTTTAGATCCAAGATCATTATCTGATGGTTGGATTGCAACAAAAGATCCTGCAAATTCTGCTGTATCAGAATCAACACTATCAATTGCAAGGGTTATTACACCTTTGCCATCAAGGTCTCTTTTGATGTTTTCTTTTGCAAGTTCTTCATCATCACCGCCTAAGGCAACAAGACCTTGTGCATATTCAACACCTGTGTCTTTAGCGCGGCTTTTAGGATCTAAGAAATCACCTGTGCGATAGCTAGGTGTATAAGTAGTTCCTGAGGCTTCAGCTCCTGGAGCTATTGACTTTCCTTTAAAATCAACTGCCATTTGCTTAGCAGAGAATACGAAAGGAAATTCTTCTCCATTTGGAGCAAGAACAGTAATCAATTGAAAGTCAATACCACCTTGTTCTTTAAAGGTGCTTCCAGAAACATCACCATAGACTTGCTCAACGGTTGTGTTGTTTCTTGGGCTGATAATTTTTGCTGGTACGAATTCAGCTTTTGATCTTCTTGATTTAGCAACCTTTACATACACCTCTGTTGGGTGCATGCAAATATCAGTTAGTCCTCCATCAATACTGAGTGATCCTTGAGATCCAGCAGAGACGGTTGGGCAATCATTTGCTTTGCCGGTATTAACAACATCGGCAAACCTTGAATTACCTCTTTCTCCGGATGCAGAGACACTACTTGGGGCAGCTATAAAGGTGAGACAGAAAGCAAGCACCAGGGCTAGCAAAGGACGAAATCTCATGGGTGGGAAGCCTAAAGGCCAAATGAACGCGGTATAAAAACCGCCCAATTACTCAGTTGGGAGCTTACAGGGGGAAATGCGCGTTATGTATGCCCTTTTGCAGCTCTAAACAACCCGTAGCTTATCTAAATACTTAAAAAGAAGCAGCATGTCTCGAGATCTCTTCCAGTGCAGTTCTTTTGGATGAATTGCCCCTTTTTGGGACTTTGAGAAATTTTCTATTTGTTTTTTAATTTGTTTATTAAAACACTTTTTAATTCATCTAATAATTGGTGCGCTACGGATAATTTGGAGCCAATTTTGATTTCATTGATTGCTTCTTCAGGGCCTAGTAACCACCCACCGTTCGAATCGGATTCGAACCCTTGATTGCTTCTGTCAATAGGATTAGCCATTAATAAATCGCACTTCTTTTGCTTTTTTTTGAGCATTGCCAGCTCTTTAATTTTTTCATCATTGCCTGTTAATGCTGTGAACCCTAGGAAAACCTGATTGTTTTTTCTATTGGCAATTAATTTTGAAAGTAGGTCTGGAACAATCTCAAACCTATCTTTCATTGATTTAAATAGCTCTTCTTTGCTGAGTTTAATGTTTTTGGTATTAACTAAAGGTTTTAAATCAGCTATTGCCGCTGTCATGGCAATGGCATCTGCTGAGCTTTGAAGATCTTCCAATATTGAGTACATTTCATTGGAGTTTCTAACTGCAAAGGTCTGTAAGCCCTCAAGAAGTGCTGCTTCTACTTGGATTGGGCCATGGATTAAATCAACTGTTGCACCACGAAACCTTGCTGCCTGGCCAATGAGAACTCCCATTTTTCCAGTACTGCGATTTGTTAGATACCTAGCTCTATCAATATCTTCAATTGTTGGACCTGCAGTTACTAAAAGTTTGAGGTTGCTCCAGTCCTTGTGGAGGGCTGAATTTGCTCTAAATTGAATAATTGCACTTTCAATTGCTAGCTGGATCAATAAAGGATCTGCCATTCGACCATCCCCAATTCGATCGCAAGCAAGGAGGCCTTCTGCGGGAGTTAAAGGAATTACGTTTGGGAAATTTTTTAGGGTTTCCCAATTATTTTTAATTGATGAATTGTTCCACATCGCCGTATTCATTGCTGCGGCTGCAATTACAGGTTTTTCTGAAGCTAAAAGTATACTTGCAGCCAAGCCTTCGCTAAGACCATGTACCCATCTGGATAGGGACGATGCACTTAAAGGGGCGACTGCTATTAGATCTGCCCATTCTGAAAGTGAGATATGTAATGGTCTTGGTTCTCTTCTATTCCATTGATCTTCGTCTTGGTAGCAAGCGTTTCTACTAAGAGTTGATAAAGACAGAGGACTGACTAACTTTGAAGCACTTGGTGATACAACGCAACGCACCTCTGCGCCGGTTTTAATTAAATTACTTACTAGAAGTGGGATCTTCACTGCCGCAATGCTTCCAGTAGTAATTACAAGGATTTTTTTTCCATTTAAGTTGTTATTCACTTTAGTCTTCATCAAAAGGTTCTTGATCCATTAAATGATGATAATCAAGAGTTAATTCTGGCCGATGAATAGCCAGAGCTCTTAAAAGATGCCAGTCATTTAAACCTTCAAATGGAGTTGGGTAATCGTCTTGCTCAAGTCTTTCTGCCAGTTCTGCAGTTGACTCATCATCAAATGCGTATAAAAGATCTTGTGTAATCTTCTGATAAGAGGAGTAAGGCATCATATCGCTCTGAGATAATAGTTCTATTGGTCTATTAAGAATTCATTCCTCATAAGTATTATCTCATTCTAAAAGGATCTTTGCTGAAGCATTGAGCTTGATTTTGCTGCAGATCAAATTTTGTTGCTCTATTCATTTAATTATGGCAGCCATCTAATTGTTGTTTGATGTTGAGTTTATGTTCAATTCCTTGGTTGTACCTGCTAGAAAGATATTAATGAAGTAAAAGAAACTATTAATGGTCACAGTTTTTTATGTCTCAGTCAAAAAGAGAGCAAGTCGTTAGTCATCTTAGATACATCAGACAAGAGCTTCGAGAAATGAATCAAGGCGTTTTAGATGATGGATTGTTACCTGAGCCAGGTGAAATCAGAGGTGTAATGGCACAAATGGAAGCATTACATGAATTGCTAGAAGGTAAATCGAAAACCAAGACAAAGGGCCTAGATGCTTAATTTATCAAAAGATATATAAAATATTTCCAATGATTATTTTGTCTGATACCAATCATTACTAAATATCTATTTAATATCTAAAATGAAATATCAATCTACAAGTTTAAATCGTAATATAATAAATTTGATTATGCGTCTAGAGGTTTGGAGTGATAACCCATGGCGGAGATATTCAATGTTAATTATTATTTTTTTATCTGCATTTTTATTCGGAAGTTCAATAGGTATGATTAATGGTGTATTAGCTTTAATGGATCCAATAGGAGCATTTTTCACTGTTACACTAATTGAAGTTCTTGTGCGCTTTAGAAAAGTAAATGTTCAAAAGAAAGGTTCTTCTATTTCTTTGTCAATACTTGATAGTTTCCGTATGGGATTTATTTATGGTTTGTTTACAGAGGGGTTTAAGTTGTTTTAGTAACGTTTATTTTTTATTATTAATTTTTATCTGCCGAAAGAAGATATAAAAGTGCCATTCTGATAGGTATTCCATTAGAAACTTGATTCTCAATTAAAGAAATCGAATTATCTTCAAGTAATTCGCTGCTCATTTCAATTCCTCTATTAACAGGACCAGGATGTAATACCGGCACATGTTTCCCACACCATTTCAAACTTTCGTGAGTTATTCCATATTCATTATGATACTTATCTAAATTGCTAAGTAAGTTCTCACTCATTCTTTCCTTTTGAAGTCTTAATGTAATAACAGCATCTGTATCAGTTAAAGCTTCTTTTAGACATCTGGAAATTGTAACTTTACCTCGATTCTTTATAGGATCTTTCTTTTGACCGGAGGGAGGGGCTTCTACAAATTTTGCAAAATCATCTGGTAATAGTGAAGGTGGTCCACAAAGGACCACATTTGCTCCACAGGCAGTAAGACTCCATAAATTTGAGCGTGCAACTCGAGAATGAAGAATGTCTCCAACTATCGCAATTCTCTTTCCTGCAATATTCCTAGGCGAAGGACTCTCTTTATTAAAAAATTGAGTCAATGTAAACAAGTCGAGAAGTCCTTGGCTGGGATGGCTATGAAGCCCATCCCCTCCATTGAGAATGGAAACATTTTTCTTTTTTTGATCAAGAGATTTTGCAAGCTGCTCTGGAACTCCAGTGCCACCATGACGGACAACCAGTACGTGAGCTCCCATTGCGACGTAAGTCATTACAGTATCTAAAGGGGTTTCCCCTTTAATTAATGAGCTATTAGAAGGAGCAAATGATTGAACATCCGCAGAAAGCCGTTTGGCAGCAAGTTCGAAACTACTTCTAGTTCTTGTACTGGGTTCGAAAAATAAAGTGGCAATTAAGCGACCTTGTAAAGCAGGTAATTTTCTTGAGCCAGATCTAGGAATTGTTTTAAACCGATTGGCAAGTTCAACAACAGTCTGATAGTCCTCAATTGAGAAGGAGGATAAGTCAAGAATATGTTTGTGGCTCCAGTTGCTCATGGACCTTCTTTAGAGCTTGGTTTCCATGCGTCTAAAAGAGAAGGACATCGATCCCCTTTAGCGCGCTTGCTAACACTGCGACTGTTTTGCAAATACCATCGCCAAGGTAAATCTTTTGCTTTTGATATTCCGATTCTCTTTGTTTGAATAATTGAGTTCATCTTTGAGCCTGAAAGGCCTTTGTCTATCCATAATCCATTCTCTACTGAGATTAGTGAATTGTCATGACTTCTGTTCAATCCAAATCTATTTGCCAATAATCCAGGCCCAGCTGCAATGCGTTCATTTTCATTAGGTATAGCTATTGCTCTAAGCAGAACACCATTTGCATAATCTTTTTTATGAGTAACAATATTGACGCAGTAATATGATCCATAAGTTAGATAAACATACAAACGACCAGGATTTCCAAAAAGAGTTTTATTCTTCGAGGTTTTTCTTGTGAAACCATGACAAGCAGGTTCTGATTGTGAATATGCTTCTGTCTCGACAATTGCTCCCCAAAGTAATTTCTTGTTGGATTCTCGTTTAACTAGCAAACAACCAATTAAATCAGGCGCTACCTCTTCAGATGGCCTGCAGAAAAAGTTAATTGGAAGAGATGAAATGGCTATTTGATGTTTTTGAAATTGATATGGCCAAGTTTTTTTATCTAACATTATTTCTAAAGCTATAAGTAATTCATCAAAATATATTGAATTAATCTCAAGTAAGGAAATGTCTAATAAAAACAAACTTGATTTACCAACATCACTTTCAAAGAATTCTTCTATGCGCTTAGATCTTTGGACATGGAAGGAAGTAGAGAAATACCTCGTTAATTGTAAAGGTATTATTTTACCCATTGGTTCAACTGAGCAGCATGGCCCTACGGGCGCAATAGGTACTGATGCAATGACTGCAGAGGCTGTCGCAAGAGAAGTAGGTATTAGAACAGGTGTCCTTGTTACTCCGACGCAGCCTTATGGAATGGCAGAACATCATTTGGGCTTTCCAGGAACTATGAGCCTGAGATCTTCTACTTTGCAGAAATTAATTCATGACCTTTTGATTTCTCTTGTAATGCACGGGTTTCAAAGGATTTTTATTATTAATGGACATGGAGGGAATATTGCGTCGATTAAAGCAGCTTTTTCTGAGGTTTATAACACTGCATCTTCTAGGCATTTACCAGTAGCTAAATCATTACGGTTTAAATTGGCTAATTGGTTTATGTCTCCTGAGGTTTTTCGTCAAGCACGAGCTTTATATGGTGAAAGAGAAGGCCAGCATGCGACTCCTAGTGAAATAGCTTTAACTCTTCATTTAGAACCAAGCCTTTTAGCTAAGCAATCAGAACTACCTGATCCAGCCCCTGCTGGGCCAATATATACTTATAAGGACTTTCGCCAGAGATACCCTGACGGCAGGATGGGCTCTGATCCATTCTTGGCAAAGGCTGAAGATGGTGAAATGTTTTTAGATAAAGCTGCTTCAGCTTTAAGTAACGATTTAATTGATTTTCTTAAAGAAACATGACCAGAATTTCTTCGGATGATGTTCGTAAGGTTTCTAAGCTTGCTCGGTTAGAGATTTCTGAGGAACATGTTGAAACATATGCGAATCAACTGGAAGAAATTTTGGAATATATTGCTCAACTTGAGAAAATTGATACTAAAAATATTCCACCTACGACAAGAGCTGTGGAAGTTGTTAATGTGTTAAGAGAAGATATTGTAGATAAATCAAATGTTCGAGACAAAATATTAGATTTAGCTCCTAATAGAGAGGGACAATTTTATAGGGTTCCTAAGATTTTGGCTGAATAAATTAATCAATTTTATCTGGGATGATTGCAGTTTTATGAAGAATATAAAGCCATTTTCTTCTCAATTTTTTCGTTGGGATTAAGTTCGCTAGAGGCCTCATTTTACTCCTACTTTTTTTGTGACTTCTTATTCCTAAAATAATGTCATAAAGGAAATTAAAACTATCTTTTTTTGATTCAAAAATACCCATTCTTTGTGGTGACCCTTTCTGATCTAAAAGTGGTTTAGTTGCTTCATAAGCTGGCTTATATTCAAACCAAGGAATTGAAGGCCATAAATGATGAACTAGATGATAATTTTGGCCCATTATCAGTATATTCATTACTCGACTTGGATATACCCTTGAATTCTTCCATTTATTGCGAGCCATAAATGGGCGATGAGGGAGGTAGTCAAAGAATATTCCAAGAGTAACTCCAACCATTAGTGCTGGACCAAACCAAAGGTTATAAATTACGTTCATGAAATTAAAATGAACACCAGCTAAAACAATTGTTATGAAAATGGATCGCTCTAGGCCCCATTGCATTAGTTCATATTTCCTCCAGAGTTTCCTTTGAAAAAAGAAATATTCATGATAAAAAAACCTTGGAGCAATTAACCAGACTGGGCCAAAAGTACTGACTATATGATCAGGGTCATTCTTGGGATCATTGACATGAGAGTGATGTTGAAGATGGACTCTAGTGAAAACTGGAAAACTAAAACCTAATAATATTGCTGCGCCATGACCCATAGCCTGATTTATCCATTTATTAGGATGAGCTGCTTTGTGACAGGCATCATGGATAACAGTCCCTTCCATATGAAGAGAAAGGAATGCAAGCCCAACTAGTACAGGAAGTGGCCATACCCCTTTATACCATTGCCATATAGAGAGAAATGCTATTGCATAACCACCAATAAATAAGCCTAAAGTGGGATTGAAAAAATTAGGTGGATCTAGATAATCTTTAATGCGCTTTTGCCAAAAACTTGACGATTGGAATTTGGGGGGTAAATCATTATGAATAGTTGTATTTAAGGTATTTGTCATTGCATTTTTGAATTACAACTTAGGAACAAACTCATACCTATTTGTTTTAGTAATTAATGCCCACCGGGAGACTTGAACTCCCACGACCTAAGTCACGGGTACCTAAAACCCGCGCGTCTACCAATTCCGCCAGATGGGCCAATGGTTGATAGCGTAGCTGATAGTGAGTTTTTCATAGGGGAAATATATAAATAAGCTTATTTATAGAAATGGAAGAAGCAATGGTTATTTGCGAACTAATAAGGCCAAAGCTCATTTGCGCGTCCTTCTTGTATAGCTAGATATTTTTTTCAGAAGCCAGAATGGGCTTATTCCTAAACTTTAGACAAAATAAGTACATATAAGCTTGCTCAAAAATTATGTTGGCAGTTGTTATTGGTGATTTTTCTATAATCCTAGGCCTAGCGATCTTGCTATTACCACTTCTAATTACTGAATTAAGTCGGCCCAAGGATTCCTTCTGGGGAGCATTGACAATGATTTTGGGATTAGTCCTTATTACAAGTAAAGAGAGGCTTAGCGGATCGCCAATGCTTGCGGTCCTGTTTAGTTCATTAATTATTTTTAGACTATTGTTAGAGGTGTCACAAAATCGATGGCAGCAACTG is a window of Prochlorococcus marinus subsp. marinus str. CCMP1375 DNA encoding:
- a CDS encoding DUF565 domain-containing protein, with the translated sequence MRLEVWSDNPWRRYSMLIIIFLSAFLFGSSIGMINGVLALMDPIGAFFTVTLIEVLVRFRKVNVQKKGSSISLSILDSFRMGFIYGLFTEGFKLF
- the gatC gene encoding Asp-tRNA(Asn)/Glu-tRNA(Gln) amidotransferase subunit GatC, which produces MTRISSDDVRKVSKLARLEISEEHVETYANQLEEILEYIAQLEKIDTKNIPPTTRAVEVVNVLREDIVDKSNVRDKILDLAPNREGQFYRVPKILAE
- a CDS encoding creatininase family protein codes for the protein MSNKNKLDLPTSLSKNSSMRLDLWTWKEVEKYLVNCKGIILPIGSTEQHGPTGAIGTDAMTAEAVAREVGIRTGVLVTPTQPYGMAEHHLGFPGTMSLRSSTLQKLIHDLLISLVMHGFQRIFIINGHGGNIASIKAAFSEVYNTASSRHLPVAKSLRFKLANWFMSPEVFRQARALYGEREGQHATPSEIALTLHLEPSLLAKQSELPDPAPAGPIYTYKDFRQRYPDGRMGSDPFLAKAEDGEMFLDKAASALSNDLIDFLKET
- a CDS encoding aspartate carbamoyltransferase catalytic subunit, with protein sequence MSNWSHKHILDLSSFSIEDYQTVVELANRFKTIPRSGSRKLPALQGRLIATLFFEPSTRTRSSFELAAKRLSADVQSFAPSNSSLIKGETPLDTVMTYVAMGAHVLVVRHGGTGVPEQLAKSLDQKKKNVSILNGGDGLHSHPSQGLLDLFTLTQFFNKESPSPRNIAGKRIAIVGDILHSRVARSNLWSLTACGANVVLCGPPSLLPDDFAKFVEAPPSGQKKDPIKNRGKVTISRCLKEALTDTDAVITLRLQKERMSENLLSNLDKYHNEYGITHESLKWCGKHVPVLHPGPVNRGIEMSSELLEDNSISLIENQVSNGIPIRMALLYLLSADKN
- the isiD gene encoding protein IsiD, coding for MMPYSSYQKITQDLLYAFDDESTAELAERLEQDDYPTPFEGLNDWHLLRALAIHRPELTLDYHHLMDQEPFDED
- a CDS encoding DNA-3-methyladenine glycosylase, whose translation is MFLLDISLLEINSIYFDELLIALEIMLDKKTWPYQFQKHQIAISSLPINFFCRPSEEVAPDLIGCLLVKRESNKKLLWGAIVETEAYSQSEPACHGFTRKTSKNKTLFGNPGRLYVYLTYGSYYCVNIVTHKKDYANGVLLRAIAIPNENERIAAGPGLLANRFGLNRSHDNSLISVENGLWIDKGLSGSKMNSIIQTKRIGISKAKDLPWRWYLQNSRSVSKRAKGDRCPSLLDAWKPSSKEGP
- the coaBC gene encoding bifunctional phosphopantothenoylcysteine decarboxylase/phosphopantothenate--cysteine ligase CoaBC; protein product: MKTKVNNNLNGKKILVITTGSIAAVKIPLLVSNLIKTGAEVRCVVSPSASKLVSPLSLSTLSRNACYQDEDQWNRREPRPLHISLSEWADLIAVAPLSASSLSRWVHGLSEGLAASILLASEKPVIAAAAMNTAMWNNSSIKNNWETLKNFPNVIPLTPAEGLLACDRIGDGRMADPLLIQLAIESAIIQFRANSALHKDWSNLKLLVTAGPTIEDIDRARYLTNRSTGKMGVLIGQAARFRGATVDLIHGPIQVEAALLEGLQTFAVRNSNEMYSILEDLQSSADAIAMTAAIADLKPLVNTKNIKLSKEELFKSMKDRFEIVPDLLSKLIANRKNNQVFLGFTALTGNDEKIKELAMLKKKQKKCDLLMANPIDRSNQGFESDSNGGWLLGPEEAINEIKIGSKLSVAHQLLDELKSVLINKLKNK
- the crtR gene encoding beta-carotene hydroxylase; amino-acid sequence: MTNTLNTTIHNDLPPKFQSSSFWQKRIKDYLDPPNFFNPTLGLFIGGYAIAFLSIWQWYKGVWPLPVLVGLAFLSLHMEGTVIHDACHKAAHPNKWINQAMGHGAAILLGFSFPVFTRVHLQHHSHVNDPKNDPDHIVSTFGPVWLIAPRFFYHEYFFFQRKLWRKYELMQWGLERSIFITIVLAGVHFNFMNVIYNLWFGPALMVGVTLGIFFDYLPHRPFMARNKWKNSRVYPSRVMNILIMGQNYHLVHHLWPSIPWFEYKPAYEATKPLLDQKGSPQRMGIFESKKDSFNFLYDIILGIRSHKKSRSKMRPLANLIPTKKLRRKWLYILHKTAIIPDKID
- a CDS encoding photosystem II manganese-stabilizing polypeptide — encoded protein: MRFRPLLALVLAFCLTFIAAPSSVSASGERGNSRFADVVNTGKANDCPTVSAGSQGSLSIDGGLTDICMHPTEVYVKVAKSRRSKAEFVPAKIISPRNNTTVEQVYGDVSGSTFKEQGGIDFQLITVLAPNGEEFPFVFSAKQMAVDFKGKSIAPGAEASGTTYTPSYRTGDFLDPKSRAKDTGVEYAQGLVALGGDDEELAKENIKRDLDGKGVITLAIDSVDSDTAEFAGSFVAIQPSDNDLGSKEPVDVKIIGELYGRKA
- the sat gene encoding sulfate adenylyltransferase; translated protein: MTSNQSLTNSRTEVIEPYGGTLQNLMVPSNSQEAIKQSASKKIDCSDRNACDIELLLIGGFSPLQGFMNQKDYDSVVNSNRTADGKLFGLPIVLDTDREDLKIGDKVLLCYKNQSLAVLTIEDKWLPDKVLEAKGCYGTTSLEHPAVKMIAIERKKFYLAGKLEGLELPKRIFPCKTPSEVRKELPHNQDVVAFQCRNPIHRAHYELFTQALHAENVSKGAVVLVHPTCGPTQQDDIPGSIRFATYERLAAEVKNPMIRWAYLPYSMHMAGPREALQHMIIRRNYGCSHFIIGRDMAGCKSQLTGEDFYGPYDAQEFAKACASELEMQTVPSLNLVYTEEEGYVTADHAQSCGLHIKKLSGTQFRKMLRNNEEIPEWFAFRSVVEVLRGG